A region of the Candidatus Methylomirabilis oxygeniifera genome:
AGCTCGGTCACTTGCTCGAAACGGTGTAGTGGAGATGCAGTCGTCAGCCGTCAGCGTTCAGCTTCTACTTGCCTGCTGACTGCTGATAGCTGATCGCTGATGGCTGTTTTTTTACACGGAGGTACGCATTGAAAACAACTGAAGGGACATACCAAGCCAAAGGGTGTCGATTCGCCATCGTGATAAGTCGTGTAAACGAATTGATCGCCAAACGGCTGCTGGAGGGCGCCCTCGACTGCCTGCTTCGCCACGGCGTGGAGGACGGCGATCTGCACCTGGTGAAGGTGCCGGGAGCCTTCGAGCTGCCCTACGCGGCAAAGCGCTTGGCAGCCTCAAGCCGCTACGACGCCGTCATCGCGCTGGGCGCCGTCATCCGGGGCGCTACCGCTCACTTCGATTACGTCGCCGGAGA
Encoded here:
- the ribH gene encoding riboflavin synthase, beta chain (Evidence 2b : Function of strongly homologous gene; PubMedId : 10488170; Product type e : enzyme) produces the protein MKTTEGTYQAKGCRFAIVISRVNELIAKRLLEGALDCLLRHGVEDGDLHLVKVPGAFELPYAAKRLAASSRYDAVIALGAVIRGATAHFDYVAGEAAKGIAAASIETGVPIIFGVITANTLDEAIERAGTKGGNKGFDAALSAIEMASLFAQLK